A region from the Fusarium musae strain F31 chromosome 1, whole genome shotgun sequence genome encodes:
- a CDS encoding hypothetical protein (EggNog:ENOG41) has translation MYQQQQILSRVIDLAKNPRVQVTAAILFAFKSLGYWNAWYTKRKVNNHVSDPSWDWSREIVVVTGGSSGIGAAIVSKFAEKGIKVLILDRIPPATKLVPNTYFYKIDLTDSEAISSVSDQIREDHGNPTVLINNAGFAELTSILDSSESYLRKLFDVNLLAPYLLTQQFLPSMVKRNHGHIVNVASQASFATQATNVAYGSTKVGLLAFHEGLGQELRYIYKAPRVRTRTAMTAEMVAKGKLKDTVTPPEVVADRIVNQVISGFGAQIIVPSNLWWTSLIRGLPGWLQESLRNQVTLVLINAMGSGPK, from the exons ATgtatcaacaacaacagatcCTGTCTCGAGTCATTGACCTGGCTAAGAACCCAAGAGTTCAAGTCACTGCTGCAATCCTTTTTGCCTTTAAGTCGCTAGGATACTGGAATGCTTGGTATACCAAGAGGAAGGTCAACAACCATGTCAGCGACCCTTCATGGGATTGGAGCCGTGAAATCGTGGTTGTCACCGGAGGGAGCAGTGGAATTGGAGCTGCTATAGTGTCGAAGTTTGCCGAAAAAGGTATCAAGGTTTTGATCCTGGATCGGATCCCTCCCGCCACGAAATTGG TCCCAAATACATACTTCTACAAGATCGACCTCACGGATTCGGAAGCCATATCATCGGTTTCTGACCAGATCCGAGAGGATCACGGCAACCCGACTGTTCTGATCAACAATGCTGGATTCGCAGAACTTACATCTATACTTGACTCCTCAGAGTCTTACCTCAGAAAACTCTTTGATGTAAACCTCCTCGCTCCCTACCTCCTCACTCAGCAGTTCCTCCCCAGCATGGTCAAACGAAATCACGGTCATATTGTCAACGTCGCTAGCCAGGCATCCTTTGCCACGCAAGCGACGAATGTGGCATATGGATCCACAAAGGTCGGCCTACTGGCGTTCCATGAAGGCCTTGGCCAGGAGCTGAGATACATCTACAAAGCCCCTCGCGTTCGCACCAG GACAGCCATGACAGCAGAGATGGTCGCAAAGGGAAAACTGAAGGATACAGTTACGCCGCCCGAGGTTGTCGCTGACAGAATTGTCAATCAGGTAATTTCTGGCTTTGGTGCACAGATCATTGTGCCTTCGAACTTGTGGTGGACTTCGTTGATCAGAGGACTACCAGGATGGCTTCAAGAGTCATTGCGAAATCAGGTCACGCTCGTTTTGATCAACGCCATGGGCAGTGGACCTAAGTAA
- a CDS encoding hypothetical protein (EggNog:ENOG41) gives MLDDATYLFSDVVQSDILEKLNTSLSGIPWAKFNGPILRIEVFIQDGIDRDLDSGTLETSERLHHMFSTDIPKHQIPVHPTTSSQASSRTNMNCESCSQTEEHRHPTTASNNGEPNPPSSASRPSRKRRQGGLRPVMATATTDEMLKVPRQMQIRAGNFPKRAKLKPDGVFLPRESSLGKFIVGVWEQIHSGLVLEPHILTEQLQLTTASTSRPLNEVELSPDLSMASPSEGSFDMFTRGNMFCQRVTQACRTCRSIEVMVQARWIELFDSYVLHLTTTSPGMSSTKARVKALAEACGDFGWSEKELRNKMAIWRGYKEIKDVLGWVALAFSGMGLYRLCKYRIDFDKDKFGRARALRGRMEVAADTLHRNWRQLLAIVGERTERRFTGHPHDWVVYQDGSDPIPLRSTYLQYDSNFSFEHLDECVVDTTWWGADDPRWMPPTSRASSSTNGNNCVLCDQVQSDDAVLNSCKCFPSLFGGPRLPPAVQVFRTSNGRNNGLQALVPFERGVAIGEFTGLVTKGIKDQDVLDSKTLPDMAG, from the exons ATGTTGGACGACGCGACATACCTTTTTTCCGATGTTGTCCAGTCAGACATCCTAGAGAAATTGAACACGTCGCTCTCAGGCATTCCATGGGCCAAGTTCAATGGCCCGATACTACGCATTGAAGTGTTCATACAAGATGGAATTGATCGAGATCTCGACAGCGGCACTTTGGAGACCAGCGAGCGGCTTCACCATATGTTCTCC ACTGACATCCCTAAGCATCAAATCCCAGTCCACCCAACCACTTCATCACAAGCATCCTCTCGCACTAATATGAATTGCGAGTCATGCTCTCAAACAGAGGAGCACCGCCATCCTACAACGGCCTCGAATAATGGTGAACCCAATCCCCCTTCGTCGGCTTCGAGGCCATCGCGTAAGCGTCGTCAAGGCGGCCTGCGCCCTGTCATGGCCACTGCTACGACCGACGAAATGTTGAAGGTCCCGCGTCAAATGCAGATCCGCGCCGGGAACTTCCCCAAGAGGGCAAAATTGAAACCCGACGGTGTTTTCCTCCCTAGAGAGTCATCTCTGGGCAAATTCATCGTTGGCGTGTGGGAGCAGATACACTCCGGTCTTGTCCTAGAGCCACATATTCTCACCGAGCAGCTTCAGCTCACCACTGCCTCTACAAGCCGTCCCTTGAATGAAGTCGAGCTGTCACCTGATCTGTCTATGGCGTCTCCCTCAGAAGGCTCGTTCGATATGTTCACGCGAGGAAACATGTTTTGCCAAAGAGTCACCCAGGCTTGCCGGACCTGTCGTTCCATCGAAGTCATGGTCCAAGCTCGCTGGATCGAGCTTTTCGATTCCTACGTCCTACATCTTACTACTACAAGCCCAGGAATGTCATCCACCAAAGCCCGAGTGAAAGCGTTGGCTGAAGCTTGCGGCGACTTTGGGTGGAGTGAGAAAGAGCTACGGAATAAAATGGCGATTTGGCGAGGCTACAAAGAGATCAAAGATGTGCTGGGCTGGGTAGCTCTGGCGTTCTCTGGAATGGGCCTGTATCGCCTTTGTAAATACCGCATTGACTTTGATAAGGATAAGTTCGGTCGAGCACGAGCGTTGAGAGGACGGATGGAGGTCGCGGCGGATACTCTGCACCGTAATTGGCGTCAGCTCCTAGCCATTGTTGGGGAACGTACGGAGCGGCGCTTTACTGGCCATCCCCACGACTGGGTTGTCTACCAAGATGGATCTGACCCAATTCCGCTCCGATCAACTTATCTGCAGTATGATTCGAACTTCAGCTTTGAACATTTAGACGAATGTGTTGTCGACACCACGTGGTGGGGAGCTGATGATCCTCGCTGGATGCCACCGACCTCTCGTGCTTCATCCTCCACTAACGGAAACAACTGCGTATTATGCGATCAAGTCCAATCAGACGACGCCGTACTCAACTCATGCAAATGCTTCCCCAGCCTCTTCGGCGGACCGAGACTGCCGCCCGCTGTACAAGTTTTCAGAACTTCCAACGGTCGTAACAACGGCCTCCAAGCCCTCGTACCTTTCGAAAGAGGCGTCGCCATTGGAGAATTCACAGGACTCGTGACAAAAGGCATCAAAGACCAAGACGTCCTGGATAGCAAG ACGTTACCAGATATGGCAGGGTAG
- a CDS encoding hypothetical protein (EggNog:ENOG41): protein MDDLDIELDVIGQQPFMVKIYTQVSFCFPITDPSTHPAITATLKSGLQRLSQSFPWVAGQVKDDGTGVFHIKPFESTPRLVVKDLRDDPSAPTMEGLRKVEFPMSMFDENKIAPKKTLPFGPDYSPDDPSPVLIFQLNFIEGGLIFTVNGQHGCMDMTGQDELIRLLSKACRGEAFSEQEISTMNLDRKTIVTPLQNYELGPELDHQIIKPPPTTEAPPTPPKASWAFFSFSPQALSELKDKATRTLDGQSKFVSTDDTLSAFIWQSVSRARLPRLDDSTSTEFCRAVDVRTQLEVPKTYPGILQNMTYSVSNLSQIANEPLGISASRLRSQLGRDDLRRRTQALVTYLQDQENRAKVSVTADANPSTDIMLSSWAKLKCWEYDFGLGLGKPESVRRPLFEPFESLMYLMPKRLDGEITAAISLRDKDMERLKGDEEWKKYGKFIG, encoded by the coding sequence ATGGACGACCTAGACATAGAGCTAGACGTCATTGGCCAACAGCCTTTCATGGTCAAGATCTACACCCAAGTCAGCTTCTGCTTCCCCATCACCGACCCCTCCACGCACCCAGCCATCACCGCCACCCTCAAAAGCGGCCTGCAGCGTCTCTCACAGAGCTTTCCCTGGGTAGCAGGCCAAGTCAAAGACGATGGCACTGGCGTATTCCATATCAAACCGTTTGAGTCCACGCCGCGACTGGTAGTCAAGGATCTTCGCGATGACCCCTCAGCACCGACAATGGAGGGCTTGAGAAAGGTAGAGTTTCCTATGAGCATGTTTGACGAGAACAAAATTGCGCCAAAGAAGACTCTTCCTTTTGGCCCTGATTACTCGCCTGATGATCCCTCGCCTGTACTGATCTTTCAGCTCAATTTTATTGAGGGCGGGCTTATATTTACTGTCAATGGGCAGCATGGGTGCATGGATATGACGGGCCAGGATGAGCTGATTCGATTGCTGTCCAAAGCTTGTCGTGGTGAAGCTTTCTCCGAACAAGAGATATCAACAATGAATCTTGACCGCAAGACCATTGTTACTCCTCTCCAGAACTATGAACTTGGGCCTGAGCTGGATCATCAAATCATCAAACCCCCTCCAACCACTGAAGCCccgccaacaccaccaaaggcAAGCTGggcattcttctcattcagTCCACAAGCTCTATCCGAGCTCAAGGATAAGGCGACACGGACTCTTGATGGGCAATCTAAATTCGTGTCAACAGACGATACCCTCTCAGCGTTTATCTGGCAATCCGTCAGCCGCGCCCGTCTCCCCCGTCTAGACGATTCCACCTCAACTGAATTCTGCCGCGCCGTCGATGTACGCACTCAACTAGAAGTGCCAAAAACCTACCCCGGAATCCTCCAAAACATGACCTACAGCGTCTCAAACCTCTCCCAAATCGCCAACGAGCCCCTCGGCATTTCAGCTTCACGGCTGCGGTCTCAACTCGGCCGCGATGATCTCCGCCGGCGAACGCAAGCCCTGGTGACATACCTCCAGGACCAGGAAAACAGGGCAAAAGTATCTGTCACGGCAGACGCAAATCCATCAACGGATATCATGCTGAGTTCATGGGCGAAGCTAAAATGCTGGGAATACGACTTTGGACTTGGATTAGGAAAGCCAGAGAGTGTGAGAAGGCCGTTATTCGAGCCGTTTGAGAGTTTGATGTATCTTATGCCCAAGCGATTAGATGGCGAGATCACGGCGGCGATATCATTGAGGGATAAGGATATGGAGAGGTTGAAGGGTGATGAGGAGTGGAAAAAGTATGGCAAGTTTATTGGCTAG
- a CDS encoding hypothetical protein (EggNog:ENOG41) — protein MSSQIEESELPGNATLSKEKTNMSYSYNNRRGWRRWRIFHPGRGMYHDIKRRLPYYPSDITDAFTYRTVASTVRMYFVNLLPAIAYTLDMYRRTGQFYGINEALFSSAMAAIVFSLLSAQPLTIVGVTGLISLFNFTIYDIISMYDVSIYPQFMAWTGIWAAIFHWLAAIFNTCDYMRYVTDFSSESFGMYVGIIYIIKGVEELVNEFDKGGQGPGYLACLIAILYFGTVYGLEKIGSSTIWKPSVRTLLADYAYVNVSSITAQARQYPLKKPGGFHWDFFLLGCTTFLSGILGLPMPNGLVPQAPVHTDSLTVYETDLEIIPTSGGEDREIRRPIVRATAVVEQRVSHFLMGLGLVGTMTGPLLVVLHLMPAAVFAGVFFVVGWGSIESNGILQKFIYLQSEQRFIQRDEPIILVRRRKVSLYIALQFIGVAACVAISHTIAAIGFPVLIILMIPLRILVVPRWFTLKELQILDDFTATNKTVLASLGGKPILPEDSKVEDWGLERRESEARHGVPRQRAGSLHR, from the exons ATGTCGAGCCAAATCGAGGAAAGTGAATTGCCAGGCAACGCTACACTCAGTAAAGAAAAGACAAACATGTCGTACTCCTACAACAACAGACGCGGATGGAGGCGATGGAGGATCTTCCATCCCGGTAGGGGAATGTACCACGATATCAAACGAAGACTTCCCTACTACCCAAGCGATATCACCGACGCCTTCACCTACAGAACCGTCGCCAGTACAGTCCGAATGTACTTTGTCAA TCTTCTGCCCGCTATAGCCTACACTCTCGACATGTATCGCCGAACAGGCCAATTCTACGGCATCAACGAAGCTCTGTTCTCTTCCGCCATGGCAGCCATTGTCTTCAGCCTATTAAGTGCTCAGCCTCTCACCATCGTCGGCGTCACTGGTCTTATCTCGTTATTCAACTTTACCATCTACGACATTATCAGCATGTACGATGTTTCCATCTACCCACAGTTCATGGCTTGGACGGGTATCTGGGCTGCAATATTTCACTGGCTagctgccatcttcaacacgTGCGATTACATGCGCTACGTGACGGACTTTTCTAGCGAGTCGTTTGGCATGTATGTtggcattatatatatca TCAAGGGCGTCGAAGAGCTTGTCAATGAGTTTGACAAAGGCGGTCAGGGACCAGGGTACTTAGCCTGTCTGATTGCCATTCTCTACTTTGGCACTGTCTACGGTCTTGAGAAAATAGGCTCGAGCACGATCTGGAAGCCAAGTGTTCGCACATTACTCGCAGACTATGCTTATGTG AACGTCAGTAGCATCACGGCACAGGCTCGACAGTATCCCCTCAAGAAGCCCGGTGGATTCCACTGGGACTTTTTCCTTCTGGGTTGTACAACTTTTCTGTCTGGTATTCTTGGCCTACCAATGCCCAATGGCCTTGTTCCGCAG GCACCTGTTCATACCGACTCTTTGACTGTCTACGAAACTGATCTTGAGATCATTCCCACGTCTGGAGGGGAGGATCGGGAAATACGCCGTCCCATTGTGCGAGCCACGGCGGTAGTTGAACAGCGTGTGTCACACTTCTTGATGGGCTTAGGGTTGGTAGGAACCATGACAGGACCTCTCCTCGTTGTCCTGCATCTCATGCCAGCCGCAGTATTTGCTGGTGTCTTTTTTGTTGTTGGA TGGGGTTCCATCGAATCGAATGGCATACTCCAGAAGTTTATCTATCTCCAATCAGAGCAACGCTTTATTCAACGCGACGAACCCATCATTCTAGTACGCCGACGAAAGGTATCTCTTTATATCGCATTGCAATTCATCGGTGTGGCAGCCTGCGTCGCCATATCGCATACGATTGCAGCGATAGGATTTCCGGTTCTCATTATTCTCATGATTCCTCTTCGTATTCTTGTCGTTCCACGATGGTTCACACTAAAAGAGCTCCAGATTCTGGATGACTTCACGGCGACTAACAAGACCGTGTTGGCCAGTCTAGGTGGAAAGCCAATCCTGCCAGAGGACTCGAAGGTTGAGGATTGGGGCCTAGAGAGGCGAGAGAGTGAGGCTCGACACGGAGTGCCTCGCCAACGTGCTGGAAGTCTCCACCGATAA
- a CDS encoding hypothetical protein (EggNog:ENOG41): protein MPLRSKRTVRVHEIPAGTSEKQYLDFVEHLCTKPKKPSKLHFSRVTRHLKENFRSTASRSVPTDVADEDSRSKDEAELGPPTLRGEGEQAEPFLYDPLSTARAWPRTTYSHQNGHLIGTVSFESETLKKQALDRHEKDKKSRWKDWLVEDNFGEITVLYEGPDAKFDICAVHGQDGNAMDTWTAGNGTMWLRDLLPEHENFKNSRIMTFGYDSDLTDRITVMGLNDWAATLLRSLDEVRIGDKAMSQLDSAPKYNHIALPRFGIVFLATPHSGSTVAEWNDFLVAAAHVLGGVRIESVKTLQPFNPASVWDAQAFIHLKPCPPFRCFAEGRMMRVGHTDKHVVTLSSATLGNQQAFQIMAVDHVSICKFTSRLGPFTTISMALWEVLNEVTNGGADQPKAQTERRVPTHDETDPAVQS, encoded by the exons ATGCCACTACGAAGCAAGAGAACAGTTAGAGTGCATGAAATCCCCGCAGGCACTTCCGAGAAACAATATCTTGACTTCGTTGAGCATCTTTGCACCAAACCAAAGAAGCCCTCTAAGCTCCATTTCTCCCGGGTTACCAGGCACCTCAAAGAAAATTTTCGATCGACAGCATCAAGATCAGTACCAACAGATGTGGCAGACGAAGATTCAAGGTCAAAGGATGAGGCCGAACTCGGTCCTCCGACTCTAAGAGGTGAAGGGGAGCAAGCTGAACCATTTCTTTACGATCCTCTTTCGACCGCAAGGGCATGGCCAAGGACCACCTACAGTCACCAGAACGGCCACCTCATTGGCACAGTATCTTTTGAGAGTGAGACTCTCAAGAAGCAAGCCCTGGATCGACATGAGAAGGATAAGAAGTCTCGTTGGAAAGACTGGCTCGTAGAGGACAACTTCGGGGAAATCACTGTTCTTTATGAAGGGCCTGATGCAAAGTTTGA TATCTGCGCGGTCCACGGACAGGATGGCAATGCTATGGACACCTGGACTGCTGGTAATGGCACAATGTGGTTGAGAGACCTTCTACCAGAGCATGAGAACTTCAAGAATAGTCGAATCATGACTTTTGGTTATGACTCGGACCTAACGGACAGGATCACCGTTATGGGACTCAATGATTGGGCAGCAACCTTATTACGGTCTCTTGACGAAGTGCGAATTGGCGACAAG GCCATGTCACAGTTAGACAGTGCACCTAAATACAACCACATCGCTCTGCCTCGATTTGGAATCGTGTTCCTGGCTACACCACATAGTGGATCAACAGTAGCCGAGTGGAACGACTTTTTGGTAGCAGCCGCCCATGTCCTCGGAGGCGTTAGAATAGAGTCAGTCAAGACACTGCAGCCGTTCAACCCCGCATCCGTCTGGGATGCTCAAGCATTCATCCATCTGAAGCCCTGCCCACCCTTTCGATGTTTCGCCGAGGGACGCATGATGCGCGTGGGACACACAGACAAACAT GTTGTGACACTATCATCAGCTACGCTCGGCAACCAACAAGCATTCCAGATCATGGCAGTTGATCACGTTTCTATATGCAAGTTTACGTCGAGACTGGGACCCTTCACGACAATCAGTATGGCACTGTGGGAAGTGCTCAATGAAGTGACCAATGGTGGAGCAGATCAGCCCAAAGCTCAAACAGAACGCCGTGTACCAACCCATGATGAAACAGATCCAGCAGTACAGTCCTAA
- a CDS encoding hypothetical protein (EggNog:ENOG41~CAZy:GH2) has protein sequence MDLSAMGFPGALPDWSNLNILHRNTLPARAHFYTYPNQDSALSFNRDQSYLHSLNGTWKFHYDSSPLDAPIWETTNTSSWADIQVPGMWQLQGYGHPHYTNIDYPFSVTPPNVSYVNPTGSYWRQFDVPDEWDGDQIRLRFEGVDSAFHVWVNGEEVGYGQGSRNPSEFDITDYLTMGQANDLAVRVYQWSDGSYIEDQDQWWLSGIFRDVYLIPFSESSIIDFQVDSELSDSFDEGSFKVNVTIQGKEGALAISLFSPNGSAIDEWKGSSSDIYEQKISGDNFHIWSAEIPNLYTLLITFNGRTVSQKVGLRRVEIKGSNFYVNGKPIIIYGVNRHEHHHLTGRTISYENMRKDLLLMKKSNINAIRTAHQPPHPDFFDVADELGFYVIAESDLECHGFGGIEETEEEAAEWLSNNPDWEEAYVDRARQLVERFKNHASVIIWSLGNECFYGRNHAAMSKWIRERDPSRIIHYEQDRNATSTDMYSQMYSTPDDVREFIKSHTDKPILLCEYAHAMGNGPGGLLEYIDLFRTEPLSQGGLVWEWSNHGLLKKEENVTYYAYGGDFGDEPNDGDFIMDGLVLSDHSPMPSLKEYAKVIQPISVKLANNGSSMMVVNHYDFSDLSHLDVSWYVVADGLKTEPRSLDLPRVPAGENRTVALPSGLNVMQNEAWVTVEFKLKEDTLWAPEGHVVAWDQLHIQRPSIKTRDMSLVRRGANSGYQKNGTKLLYKSGDSSFSFNLRQGNVTWNINGVDIFQRGPELSFYRALTQNDAASSGDGPIWEQEKIPMIYPQVRDVTWSIGDDGAVVHYKVWVGVKTRAWGVEADMIYKIPATGPQLQLEARGEFVGKNDSHVIPRIGLMTVLPESFDDVSWFGRGPGESYKDSKQSSRIGQYSSTVPNLFTYYDYPQENGNREDLRWLKIGNKDVTLDARRAESEPFSFTARRYMPFDLDDAQHPHDLKPLNMTVLHLDYDNNGLGSATVRVRPFEKYRCYTKPFNFTFNFNFNIA, from the exons ATGGATCTGTCTGCTATGGGATTCCCTGGGGCCTTGCCCGACTGGAGTaacctcaacatcctgcACCGCAACACCCTCCCGGCCAGAGCCCACTTCTACACCTACCCCAACCAAGACTCAGCCCTCTCCTTTAACCGCGACCAAAGCTATCTCCACAGTCTCAACGGAACATGGAAATTCCACTATGACAGCAGCCCCCTTGACGCCCCAATCTGGgaaaccaccaacaccagctcATGGGCCGACATTCAAGTCCCAGGCATGTGGCAGCTGCAAGGCTACGGCCATCCTCACTACACCAACATCGACTATCCCTTCTCCGTCACTCCTCCCAATGTTTCGTATGTTAATCCTACTGGTTCTTACTGGCGACAGTTCGATGTACCTGATGAGTGGGATGGTGATCAGATTAGACTGCGATTTGAGGGCGTTGATAGTGCGTTTCATGTTTGGGTTAATGGTGAAGAGGTTGGCTATGGCCAGGGGAGTCGTAATCCGAGTGAGTTTGACATCACGGATTATCTTACTATGGGCCAGGCGAATGATCTTGCTGTGAGGGTTTACCAGTGGTCTGATGGTTCTTATATCGAGGATCAGGATCAGTGGTGGCTGTCTGGTATCTTTCGCGACGTTTATCTCATTCCCTTCTCTGAATCGTCTATTATTGATTTTCAGGTTGACTCTGAGCTCAGCGACTCTTTTGACGAGGGGTCGTTCAAGGTCAATGTGACCATTCAAGGAAAAGAGGGCGCCCTTGCTATCAGCTTGTTTTCGCCAAATGGCTCCGCTATTGATGAATGGAAAGGGTCGTCTTCTGATATTTATGAGCAGAAAATCTCTGGAGACAACTTCCATATCTGGTCCGCTGAGATACCAAACCTGTACACCTTGCTCATCACCTTCAACGGACGAACCGTCAGTCAGAAAGTTGGTCTGCGTCGCGTTGAGATTAAGGGATCCAACTTTTACGTCAACGGAAAGCCTATCATCATATACGGAGTCAATAGACACGAGCACCATCATCTTACCGGGCGTACAATCAGCTACGAGAACATGCGAAAAGATCTCTTACTTATGAAGAAATCCAACATCAACGCAATTCGCacagctcatcaacctccccATCCTGACTTCTTCGACGTTGCCGATGAGCTCGGCTTCTACGTCATCGCAGAATCTGACTTGGAGTGTCATGGCTTCGGGGGCATTGAAGaaactgaagaagaagctgctgagtGGCTCTCCAATAATCCTGATTGGGAAGAAGCCTATGTCGATCGTGCTCGTCAGCTGGTGGAGCGATTCAAGAATCATGCATCAGTTATCATCTGGTCTCTTGGTAATGAGTGCTTTTATGGTCGGAACCACGCTGCCATGAGCAAATGGATCAGAGAGAGAGATCCGAGTCGGATTATCCACTACGAACAGGATCGTAATGCTACCTCGACAGATATGTACAGTCAGATGTACAGTACGCCTGACGATGTGAGGGAGTTTATCAAGTCACATACTGACAAGCCCATCTTGCTCTGTGAATATGCTCA TGCCATGGGCAACGGACCAGGTGGTCTTCTAGAGTACATCGATCTCTTCAGAACCGAGCCACTCTCTCAAGGAGGCCTTGTCTGGGAGTGGAGCAATCACGGACtcctcaagaaggaagagaacgTCACTTACTACGCCTACGGAGGTGACTTTGGCGACGAGCCCAACGACGGTGACTTCATCATGGACGGCCTTGTGCTGTCTGACCATTCGCCCATGCCTTCCTTGAAGGAATACGCCAAGGTTATCCAGCCAATCTCGGTGAAGCTGGCAAACAATGGAAGTTCCATGATGGTCGTCAATCACTATGACTTCTCTGACTTGAGCCATCTTGATGTTTCGTGGTATGTTGTCGCGGATGGTCTCAAGACTGAGCCTCGTTCGCTTGACCTTCCACGAGTGCCTGCTGGAGAGAATAGGACTGTGGCACTACCTTCGGGTTTGAACGTGATGCAGAATGAGGCTTGGGTCACGGTTGAGTTCAAGCTGAAGGAAGACACTCTCTGGGCTCCCGAGGGCCACGTTGTTGCTTGGGACCAACTGCACATCCAACGTCCCAGCATCAAGACGCGAGACATGTCGCTAGTCCGTCGTGGAGCCAATTCGGGGTACCAGAAGAACGGAACCAAGCTCCTCTATAAGAGTGGAGATTCttcttttagttttaatttGCGTCAGGGAAATGTCACTTGGAACATTAACGGCGTGGACATCTTCCAACGTGGCCCCGAACTCTCCTTCTACCGCGCTCTCACCCAGAATGACGCTGCATCTTCAGGTGATGGACCAATCTGGGAACAAGAGAAGATCCCAATGATCTACCCCCAAGTACGCGACGTCACCTGGAGCATCGGAGATGATGGGGCAGTCGTGCACTATAAAGTCTGGGTTGGCGTCAAGACTCGTGCTTGGGGCGTCGAAGCAGACATGATCTACAAGATCCCAGCTACCGGACCTCAGCTCCAACTCGAAGCTCGCGGTGAATTTGTGGGCAAGAATGATTCGCATGTCATTCCCCGCATTGGTCTCATGACAGTTCTACCCGAGTCATTCGACGATGTGTCATGGTTTGGTCGAGGACCTGGGGAGAGCTACAAGGACTCCAAGCAAAGTTCCCGCATCGGGCAGTACAGCTCCACTGTGCCGAACCTCTTCACTTATTACGATTATCCTCAAGAGAATGGAAATCGGGAAGATTTGCGGTGGCTGAAGATTGGAAATAAGGATGTCACGCTCGATGCGAGAAGAGCAGAGAGTGAGCCGTTCAGTTTCACGGCTCGAAGGTACATGCCCTTCGACTTGGATGATGCACAGCATCCGCACGACTTGAAGCCGTTAAATATGACGGTTCTGCATCTTGATTACGATAACAATGGCCTGGGGTCAGCTACGGTCAGGGTGAGACCGTTTGAGAAGTACAGATGCTACACCAAGCCATTCAACTTTaccttcaacttcaacttcaataTAGCCTAG
- a CDS encoding hypothetical protein (EggNog:ENOG41), whose translation MELNFLFLSALFILIAAAKSTAQAQASIQCPSLPPAGHASQSYCKMSDGSLIYVNGVGPFDCEIPDNTMRPQRNEDSTTLESEKLPSKESTYCEVRLIQFTNDGNVHRGCCVDGVAIFDSRTSSLHSSVPKDRNQKPLEKLQSDRQVVNRKLQTQDEKELENDSEGTRYNERELKDLDKEDDDYDYDTDEADNLDSGEENENDDYSDYGYDEDDEDVDEDDVEDDEDDEDDEDNEDDEDDEDDEDEDDGEVDGEFTPDIKAESPLEK comes from the coding sequence ATGGAACTCAACTTTCTGTTCCTCTCTGCGCTCTTTATTCTTATCGCCGCTGCCAAGTCCACGGCCCAGGCACAAGCTTCTATCCAATGTCCTAGCCTTCCTCCTGCTGGCCATGCCTCCCAATCTTACTGCAAAATGTCCGACGGTTCACTGATCTATGTGAATGGCGTGGGACCATTCGACTGCGAAATTCCTGATAACACTATGCGTCCCCAGAGGAATGAAGACAGCACGACCCTAGAGTCAGAGAAGCTTCCCAGTAAGGAGTCCACATACTGTGAGGTTCGGCTCATTCAATTTACCAACGACGGTAATGTGCACCGCGGTTGTTGCGTGGATGGGGTCGCTATTTTTGATAGCCGAACCTCAAGTCTTCACTCTTCGGTGCCCAAAGATAGGAATCAAAAGCCGCTAGAGAAATTGCAATCAGATCGTCAGGTAGTGAACAGAAAGCTTCAGACGCAGGACGaaaaggagcttgagaacgACAGTGAAGGTACGCGCTATAATGAACGGGAGCTTAAGGACTTGGATAAAGAAGACGATGATTACGATTATGATACCGACGAGGCGGATAACTTGGATTCCGgggaggagaatgagaatgatgaTTACAGTGACTATGgatatgatgaagatgatgaagatgttgatgaagacgatgttgaagacgatgaagatgacgaagatgacgaggataacgaggacgatgaggacgatgaggacgatgaagatgaggatgacggaGAGGTTGATGGAGAGTTTACACCAGACATTAAGGCTGAATCACCTCTAGAGAAGTAG